From the Deltaproteobacteria bacterium genome, one window contains:
- the murG gene encoding undecaprenyldiphospho-muramoylpentapeptide beta-N-acetylglucosaminyltransferase, producing MRLIVAGGGTGGHLFPGLAVAREFLRRHEDARILFVGSRWGIESRVIPRTEFPLELLPIRGLKGRGLKGLVEGLYGIPLSLWRSRAIIRRFDPQCIIGLGGYASGPLLLAGVSRRIRCAVLEQNLRPGLTNRVLGRLVDRIFTSFRESVDYFPADKVVLAGTPVRWRELPEVEREAERFHLLVFGGSAGARRINETVLGALAHMGEEAAGFRVTHQSGRADEDRVRQGYASLPCEAEVLPFIDQMDRAYAAADLVVCRAGASTLAELTLFGKPAVLIPYPYAAHDHQRLNALALEKVGAAVMIVERELSATGLAETLRTFHGDAGRRRAMGEAAARLGRGDAAERIVDECHALVPAWSRHESGAAPGPAGKEAASS from the coding sequence ATGCGACTGATCGTGGCCGGCGGCGGCACCGGCGGCCATCTCTTCCCCGGCCTCGCCGTGGCTCGGGAGTTCCTCCGGCGCCACGAGGACGCGCGCATTCTCTTCGTGGGAAGCCGCTGGGGCATCGAGAGCCGGGTGATCCCGCGGACCGAGTTCCCGCTGGAGCTGCTGCCCATCCGCGGCCTCAAGGGGCGCGGCCTCAAGGGACTTGTGGAAGGCCTGTACGGCATCCCCCTGAGCCTGTGGCGCTCACGCGCCATCATCCGCCGCTTCGATCCGCAGTGCATCATCGGCCTGGGAGGCTACGCCTCGGGTCCGCTGCTGCTCGCCGGCGTGTCGCGGCGCATCCGCTGCGCCGTGCTGGAGCAGAACCTGCGCCCGGGCCTCACCAACCGCGTCCTGGGCCGGCTCGTGGACCGGATCTTCACCAGCTTCCGCGAGAGCGTGGACTACTTCCCCGCGGACAAGGTGGTGCTCGCCGGCACGCCGGTGCGCTGGCGCGAGTTGCCGGAGGTGGAGCGGGAAGCGGAGCGTTTCCACCTGCTGGTCTTCGGCGGCAGCGCCGGGGCGCGCCGCATCAACGAGACGGTGCTGGGCGCGCTGGCGCACATGGGGGAGGAGGCGGCGGGCTTTCGGGTGACGCACCAGAGCGGGCGCGCGGACGAGGATCGGGTGCGGCAAGGCTACGCGTCGTTGCCGTGCGAGGCCGAGGTGCTGCCGTTCATCGACCAGATGGACCGGGCCTACGCCGCGGCGGACCTGGTGGTCTGCCGGGCGGGCGCCTCCACCCTGGCGGAGCTGACGCTGTTCGGCAAGCCCGCCGTGCTGATCCCGTATCCCTACGCGGCCCACGACCATCAGCGCCTCAACGCGCTGGCGCTGGAAAAGGTGGGCGCCGCGGTGATGATCGTGGAGCGGGAGCTGAGCGCCACGGGGCTGGCGGAGACTCTTCGCACGTTCCACGGCGACGCCGGCCGGCGCCGCGCCATGGGCGAGGCGGCCGCCCGCCTGGGCCGGGGCGACGCCGCCGAGCGCATCGTCGACGAGTGCCACGCGCTGGTGCCGGCGTGGTCGCGGCACGAATCCGGCGCCGCGCCCGGGCCGGCCGGCAAGGAGGCGGCAAGCTCATGA